The following proteins come from a genomic window of Streptomyces liliiviolaceus:
- a CDS encoding dynamin family protein translates to MVTLDVRPQLLDALSALRDRVAAARFPLPLAGAPRARANRDELLAQLDDYLVPRLREPEAPLLAVIGGSTGAGKSTLVNSLVGRRVSEAGVLRPTTRTPVLVCHPEDHHWFSGMRVLPDLTRVWMPHQDVDDDPLLPGEEDMRVLRIETADTLPRGLALLDAPDIDSLVAGNRVLAAELMCAADIWVMVTTAARYADAVPWHLLRTAKDHDATLVTVLDRVPHQVVSEVSRQFGALLAKAGLGDVPRFTVPELPESAWGGGLLPATAVAPLRAWLAQQAQDPGTRHRAMARTAYGALDSLKARMPELASAAAAQYAAALRLTAAVDGAYDSEYTRLRGRLQAGAVLAGGALKRWRSYPLDSSAGELLDALVESLAALLLCAVTAADERVDEAWRREPAAGAPGLTDRDPTLESAEHRIGMAARRWRRVLEEYAEDEVRALEKSVAPDPEAVAALVATALLGGRRARSAGEGLAERIGAHGALRLRDKGGRLLTDYLDKALHDERERRLAPLDALDVHPEPQAELIAALSVLQKER, encoded by the coding sequence GTGGTGACCTTGGACGTACGGCCCCAGCTGCTCGACGCACTCTCCGCCCTGCGCGACCGTGTCGCCGCCGCACGCTTCCCGCTGCCCCTGGCGGGGGCTCCACGCGCGCGTGCCAACCGCGACGAACTGCTCGCGCAACTCGACGACTATCTCGTGCCCCGGTTGAGAGAACCCGAAGCACCCCTGCTCGCCGTGATCGGAGGATCGACCGGGGCGGGCAAGTCGACGCTGGTCAACTCCCTTGTGGGGCGGCGGGTCAGCGAGGCCGGGGTGCTCCGGCCCACGACGCGTACCCCGGTGCTCGTGTGCCACCCCGAGGACCATCACTGGTTCAGCGGGATGCGCGTGCTGCCCGACCTCACGCGCGTGTGGATGCCGCACCAGGACGTCGACGACGATCCGCTGCTGCCCGGCGAGGAGGACATGCGTGTCCTGCGCATCGAGACCGCCGACACCCTCCCCCGGGGGCTCGCGCTCCTCGACGCGCCCGACATCGACTCCCTGGTGGCCGGGAACCGGGTGCTCGCCGCCGAGCTCATGTGCGCGGCCGACATCTGGGTGATGGTCACCACGGCGGCCCGGTACGCCGACGCGGTGCCGTGGCATCTGCTGCGTACCGCGAAGGACCATGACGCCACCCTCGTCACGGTGCTCGACCGGGTGCCCCACCAGGTGGTGTCCGAGGTCTCGCGGCAGTTCGGCGCGCTCCTCGCCAAGGCGGGGCTGGGCGACGTGCCCCGCTTCACCGTGCCCGAGCTGCCCGAGTCCGCCTGGGGCGGGGGGCTGCTTCCGGCCACCGCCGTGGCGCCCCTGCGCGCCTGGCTGGCCCAGCAGGCGCAGGACCCCGGCACCCGGCACCGGGCGATGGCACGCACCGCGTACGGGGCGCTCGACTCGCTCAAGGCACGGATGCCCGAACTGGCCTCCGCCGCCGCGGCCCAGTACGCCGCCGCGCTGCGGCTCACCGCGGCCGTCGACGGGGCGTACGACAGCGAGTACACCCGTCTGCGGGGCCGGCTGCAGGCCGGGGCCGTCCTCGCCGGAGGCGCGCTCAAACGCTGGCGCAGCTACCCGCTGGACTCCAGCGCCGGTGAACTGCTGGACGCGCTCGTCGAGAGCCTGGCCGCGCTCCTGCTGTGCGCCGTCACCGCGGCCGACGAGCGTGTCGACGAGGCGTGGCGGCGCGAACCCGCCGCGGGCGCCCCGGGGCTGACGGACCGCGATCCCACGCTGGAGAGCGCCGAGCACCGTATCGGGATGGCGGCCCGGCGCTGGCGCCGCGTCCTGGAGGAGTACGCCGAGGACGAGGTACGTGCCCTGGAGAAGAGCGTCGCGCCGGATCCCGAGGCGGTGGCCGCGCTGGTCGCCACGGCGCTCCTGGGCGGTCGGCGGGCGCGTTCCGCGGGCGAGGGGCTCGCCGAGCGGATCGGCGCGCACGGGGCGCTGCGGCTGCGCGACAAGGGCGGCCGGCTGCTCACCGACTACCTCGACAAGGCGCTGCACGACGAACGGGAGCGGCGGCTCGCCCCGCTCGACGCACTCGACGTACATCCGGAACCCCAGGCCGAACTCATCGCCGCGCTGTCGGTACTGCAGAAGGAGAGGTGA
- a CDS encoding GTPase has translation MTAVTAVTDHTDHADQPGDDDTRKKDPGGENAHKEEPGRETGRQAGREIGREIVRKEKGDSGRGSTEAGSGSDPRSGGADAADATDAADVVGGWDDGLIARRVSATAEGQVRPVREAVVDNRPPVVAPLAYDGPLRSRLDALRELVGLSRTRLDSRTLAEAGQVLDEAAARRRLSGQHTVVAIAGATGSGKSQLFNALAGVAISETGVRRPTTAAPIACSWSDGAAGLIDRLGIPGRLRRRPLQSAEAEAQLRGLVLVDLPDHDSAAVQHREHVDRILALVDAVIWVVDPEKYADAVLHERYLRPMAGHAEVTFVVLNQVDRLPGDAADQVLDDLRRLLDEDGIALGEYGEPGATVLALSALTGDGIGELREVLGHFVAGRGAAARRISADVDAAAVRLWPVYANRRQAGLSEEARDEFADRLADAVGATAAGEAAERAWRRNANRACGTPWLRLWRWYQDRREPATGRLSVRAYDDEEATARQRVEQAVRTVAEQATDGLPAPWAQAVREAAVRGSQGLSEALDELAVRAGAPVGRPPRPGWWPAAVLAQAAMTVLQVVGGLWLLAQVIGFMSPNLGVPVLLMVIGIVGGPGVEWACGLAASGPARRYGAEAERRLREAAAGCGRARVLDPVAGELLRYREVREQFLRVSGVTVSAG, from the coding sequence GTGACCGCGGTGACCGCCGTCACGGACCACACGGATCACGCCGACCAGCCGGGGGACGACGACACCCGCAAGAAGGACCCCGGCGGGGAAAACGCACACAAGGAGGAGCCCGGTAGGGAAACCGGTAGGCAAGCCGGTAGGGAAATCGGCAGGGAAATCGTGCGCAAGGAGAAGGGGGATTCCGGGCGCGGGTCCACGGAGGCGGGCTCCGGCTCCGACCCTCGCTCCGGAGGTGCGGACGCCGCGGATGCCACGGACGCCGCGGACGTGGTGGGCGGCTGGGACGACGGGCTGATCGCCCGGCGCGTGTCCGCCACGGCCGAGGGTCAGGTCAGGCCCGTACGGGAGGCCGTCGTGGACAACAGGCCACCCGTGGTGGCCCCTCTCGCGTACGACGGGCCGTTGCGGTCCCGTCTCGACGCGCTGCGCGAACTGGTGGGGCTCTCCAGGACGCGGCTGGACAGCCGGACCCTCGCCGAGGCGGGACAGGTCCTGGACGAGGCCGCGGCACGCCGCAGGCTCTCGGGGCAGCACACCGTGGTCGCCATCGCGGGGGCCACCGGGAGCGGCAAGTCGCAGCTCTTCAACGCGCTCGCCGGAGTGGCCATCTCGGAGACCGGGGTACGCAGGCCGACCACCGCCGCCCCCATCGCGTGCAGCTGGAGCGACGGCGCGGCCGGACTCATCGACCGGCTCGGCATCCCGGGGCGGTTGCGCCGCCGGCCGCTGCAGAGTGCCGAGGCCGAGGCGCAGTTGCGCGGGCTAGTCCTGGTGGACCTGCCCGACCACGACTCGGCGGCCGTCCAGCACCGGGAGCACGTGGACCGGATCCTCGCGCTCGTGGACGCGGTCATCTGGGTCGTCGACCCGGAGAAGTACGCCGACGCGGTCCTCCATGAGCGCTATCTGCGGCCCATGGCGGGCCACGCGGAAGTCACCTTCGTGGTCCTCAACCAGGTCGACCGGCTGCCCGGGGACGCCGCCGACCAGGTCCTCGACGACCTGCGGCGGCTGCTCGACGAGGACGGGATCGCGCTCGGCGAGTACGGCGAGCCGGGCGCGACCGTTCTCGCGCTGTCCGCGCTCACCGGGGACGGCATCGGGGAACTGCGCGAGGTGCTCGGGCACTTCGTGGCCGGGCGGGGCGCCGCGGCCCGGCGGATCTCGGCCGACGTGGACGCGGCCGCGGTGCGCCTGTGGCCCGTCTACGCCAACCGGCGGCAGGCCGGGCTCAGCGAGGAGGCACGCGACGAGTTCGCCGACCGGCTCGCCGACGCGGTCGGCGCCACGGCTGCGGGCGAGGCCGCCGAGCGCGCGTGGCGCCGCAACGCCAACCGCGCGTGCGGCACGCCCTGGCTGCGGCTGTGGCGCTGGTACCAGGACCGGCGCGAGCCCGCGACGGGACGGCTGTCCGTACGGGCGTACGACGACGAGGAGGCCACGGCGCGGCAGCGCGTCGAACAGGCGGTGCGCACGGTGGCCGAGCAGGCGACCGACGGGCTGCCCGCGCCCTGGGCGCAGGCGGTGCGTGAGGCGGCCGTACGAGGGTCGCAGGGGCTGAGCGAGGCCCTGGACGAACTGGCGGTACGGGCCGGGGCGCCGGTCGGCAGGCCGCCGCGGCCGGGCTGGTGGCCGGCCGCGGTGCTCGCGCAGGCGGCCATGACCGTCCTTCAGGTCGTCGGCGGGCTGTGGCTGCTGGCCCAGGTCATCGGCTTCATGTCGCCGAACCTCGGGGTGCCCGTGCTGCTGATGGTCATCGGCATCGTGGGCGGCCCGGGTGTTGAGTGGGCCTGCGGACTCGCGGCGAGCGGGCCCGCGCGGCGGTACGGGGCCGAGGCGGAACGGAGACTGCGGGAGGCGGCGGCCGGATGCGGCCGGGCCCGGGTTCTCGATCCGGTGGCGGGGGAGTTGCTGCGGTACCGGGAGGTGCGGGAGCAGTTTCTGCGGGTCTCGGGGGTCACGGTGTCGGCGGGGTGA
- a CDS encoding single-stranded DNA-binding protein: MNETMVCVVGNVATQPVFRETAAGPSARFRLAVTQRFWDREKSAWRDGHTNFFTVWANRTLAANVQASVSLGEPLMVRGRLKVRSEQRDGQSWTGADIEASAIGHDLARGTAAFRRTLRGDQASEQVSGQSAGGSARPEPSWETEPADPADGAESSDGAEPSDGAAPTGQAARRRREPALAV, encoded by the coding sequence ATGAACGAGACGATGGTGTGCGTGGTGGGGAACGTGGCGACACAGCCGGTGTTCCGGGAGACGGCGGCAGGTCCGTCGGCGAGGTTCCGGCTGGCGGTCACGCAGCGGTTCTGGGACCGGGAGAAGAGCGCCTGGCGGGACGGGCACACCAACTTCTTCACGGTGTGGGCCAATCGGACGCTGGCGGCGAACGTGCAGGCGTCCGTGTCGCTCGGGGAGCCGCTGATGGTGCGGGGCAGGCTGAAGGTCCGCTCCGAGCAGCGCGACGGACAGTCGTGGACGGGCGCGGACATCGAGGCCTCGGCGATCGGGCACGATCTGGCGCGCGGCACCGCGGCGTTCCGGAGGACGCTGAGGGGCGACCAGGCGTCGGAGCAGGTGTCCGGCCAGTCGGCGGGCGGGTCGGCCCGCCCGGAGCCGAGCTGGGAGACGGAGCCGGCCGATCCGGCCGACGGGGCGGAGTCGAGCGACGGCGCTGAGCCGAGCGACGGGGCTGCGCCGACCGGGCAGGCGGCTCGGCGGCGGCGGGAACCAGCCTTGGCGGTGTGA
- a CDS encoding TQXA domain-containing protein: protein MLSSFSAPSVHGRGAAAARLAAVVLVSGLVAVSAVTTAGAAVADEVPLSQGGATATIGGLKTSGPAIIHEEGGDKQVSAGLFEMSVDNGGTLQTYCVDIYSPTQKDAKYQETPWSGTSLNGNPDAGRIRWILQNSYPQVNDLAALAEKAGAKGLTQQDAAVGTQVAIWRYSDGADVDAVDPQAEKLADYLQRSARDLAEPAASLELDPPAVSGRPGELLGPVTVRTNAAGVTVTPLADATSGVKVVGRDGKEITSATDGSELFFDVAEDAPDGSAALTVQASTTVPVGRAFASETRSQTQILAGSSESTVSAAATANWAGAGAIPALSAEKNCAEGGLDVTAVNEGDEAFTFELLGTEHTVEAGSSQTVTVPLQEDQAYDFTVEGPGGYEKRFQGVLDCKTQSGAAAEETVRTLNEPSPATVGGTAATTTDLAETGASSATPVIAGIAIGLVLIGGAAILFIHKKKTPSQD from the coding sequence GTGCTTTCTTCGTTCTCTGCGCCGTCCGTGCACGGGCGAGGTGCCGCCGCCGCCCGCCTGGCCGCGGTGGTGCTCGTGTCCGGTCTCGTCGCCGTGAGCGCCGTGACCACCGCCGGTGCGGCCGTCGCGGACGAAGTACCTCTGAGTCAGGGCGGTGCGACGGCCACGATAGGCGGCCTGAAGACGTCCGGGCCCGCGATCATCCACGAGGAGGGCGGCGACAAGCAGGTCTCCGCCGGGCTCTTCGAGATGTCCGTGGACAACGGCGGCACCCTGCAGACCTACTGCGTCGACATCTACAGCCCGACGCAGAAGGACGCCAAGTACCAGGAGACCCCCTGGAGCGGTACGTCGCTGAACGGGAACCCCGACGCGGGTCGGATCCGCTGGATCCTGCAGAACTCCTACCCGCAGGTCAACGACCTCGCCGCGCTGGCCGAGAAGGCGGGCGCCAAGGGCCTCACGCAGCAGGACGCGGCGGTCGGCACGCAGGTGGCGATCTGGCGGTACTCGGACGGCGCCGACGTGGACGCCGTGGACCCGCAGGCGGAGAAGCTCGCCGACTACCTGCAGCGCAGCGCACGTGACCTGGCGGAGCCCGCCGCCTCCCTGGAGCTGGATCCGCCGGCGGTCTCCGGTCGTCCGGGCGAACTGCTCGGCCCGGTCACCGTGCGCACCAACGCGGCCGGTGTGACGGTGACGCCGCTCGCCGACGCCACGAGCGGGGTGAAGGTCGTCGGCCGGGACGGCAAGGAGATCACGTCGGCGACCGACGGCAGCGAGCTGTTCTTCGACGTGGCCGAGGACGCCCCGGACGGTTCGGCCGCGCTGACGGTGCAGGCCTCGACCACCGTGCCGGTCGGACGGGCCTTCGCCTCCGAGACGAGGAGCCAGACCCAGATCCTGGCCGGTTCCAGCGAGTCGACGGTCTCCGCGGCGGCGACCGCGAACTGGGCCGGCGCCGGGGCGATACCCGCGCTGTCGGCCGAGAAGAACTGCGCGGAGGGCGGCCTCGACGTCACGGCGGTGAACGAGGGCGACGAGGCGTTCACCTTCGAGCTGCTGGGCACTGAGCACACCGTCGAGGCGGGGTCGTCACAGACCGTGACGGTTCCGCTGCAGGAGGACCAGGCGTACGACTTCACGGTCGAGGGGCCGGGCGGTTACGAGAAGCGGTTCCAGGGTGTGCTCGACTGCAAGACGCAGAGCGGCGCCGCCGCCGAGGAGACCGTCCGGACACTGAACGAGCCGAGCCCCGCCACGGTCGGCGGCACGGCCGCCACGACCACGGACCTCGCCGAGACCGGCGCGTCGAGCGCGACCCCGGTGATAGCCGGAATCGCGATCGGCCTGGTCCTGATCGGCGGCGCCGCGATCCTCTTCATCCACAAGAAGAAGACACCTTCGCAGGACTGA
- the ettA gene encoding energy-dependent translational throttle protein EttA yields the protein MAEFIYTMRKTRKAHGDKVILDDVTLNFLPGAKIGVVGPNGAGKSTVLKIMAGLEQPSNGDAFLSPGYSVGILMQEPQLDETKTVLENVQDGAAELMGKLSRFNEVAELMATDYSDALMEEMGKLQDDLDHSNAWDLDAQLEQAMDALGCPPGDWPVVNLSGGEKRRVALCKLLIEAPDLLLLDEPTNHLDAESVNWLEQHLSKYAGAVVAVTHDRYFLNNVAEWILELDRGRALPYEGNYSTYLDKKATRLKVEGRKDEKRAKRLKEELEWVRSNAKGRQTKSKARLARYEEMAAEADKMRKLDFEEIQIPPGPRLGSIVVEVENLSKAFGDKVLIDDLSFTLPRNGIVGVIGPNGAGKTTLFKMIQGLETPDSGAIKVGDTVKISYVDQSRANIDPKKTLWAVVSDELDYINVGQVEMPSRAYVSAFGFKGPDQQKPAGVLSGGERNRLNLALTLKEGGNLLLLDEPTNDLDVETLSSLENALLEFPGAAVVISHDRWFLDRVATHILAYEGESKWYWFEGNFESYEKNKVERLGADAARPHRATYKKLTRG from the coding sequence TTGGCTGAGTTCATTTACACCATGCGCAAGACGCGCAAAGCGCACGGCGACAAGGTGATTCTTGATGACGTCACCCTGAACTTCCTGCCGGGGGCGAAGATCGGCGTCGTCGGGCCGAACGGTGCCGGCAAGTCGACCGTGCTCAAGATCATGGCGGGCCTTGAGCAGCCGTCCAACGGTGACGCGTTCCTGTCGCCCGGCTACAGCGTCGGCATCCTCATGCAGGAGCCGCAGCTGGACGAGACCAAGACGGTGCTGGAGAACGTCCAGGACGGCGCCGCCGAGCTGATGGGCAAGCTCAGCCGTTTCAACGAGGTCGCCGAGCTGATGGCGACCGACTACTCGGACGCGCTCATGGAGGAGATGGGGAAGCTCCAGGACGACCTGGACCACTCCAACGCCTGGGACCTCGACGCGCAGCTGGAGCAGGCCATGGACGCGCTGGGCTGCCCGCCCGGCGACTGGCCCGTCGTCAACCTCTCCGGTGGTGAGAAGCGCCGCGTCGCGCTCTGCAAGCTCCTCATCGAGGCGCCCGACCTGCTGCTCCTCGACGAGCCCACCAACCACCTGGACGCCGAGTCGGTGAACTGGCTGGAGCAGCACCTCTCGAAGTACGCGGGCGCCGTCGTCGCCGTCACGCACGACCGGTACTTCCTGAACAACGTCGCCGAGTGGATCCTCGAACTCGACCGCGGCCGCGCCCTGCCCTACGAGGGCAACTACTCCACGTACCTCGACAAGAAGGCCACCCGCCTCAAGGTCGAGGGACGCAAGGACGAGAAGCGCGCCAAGCGGCTCAAGGAAGAGCTGGAGTGGGTGCGGTCCAACGCCAAGGGCCGTCAGACCAAGTCCAAGGCCCGCCTCGCCCGTTACGAGGAGATGGCGGCCGAGGCCGACAAGATGCGGAAGCTGGACTTCGAGGAGATCCAGATCCCGCCGGGCCCGCGGCTGGGCTCCATCGTCGTCGAGGTCGAGAACCTCTCCAAGGCCTTCGGCGACAAGGTTCTGATCGATGACCTGAGCTTCACGCTGCCGCGTAACGGGATCGTCGGGGTCATCGGTCCCAACGGCGCCGGCAAGACCACGCTGTTCAAGATGATCCAGGGCCTGGAGACGCCGGACTCCGGCGCGATCAAGGTCGGCGACACCGTCAAGATCAGCTACGTCGACCAGAGCCGCGCCAACATCGACCCCAAGAAGACGCTGTGGGCCGTCGTCTCCGACGAGCTCGACTACATCAACGTCGGCCAGGTCGAGATGCCGTCGCGGGCGTACGTCTCCGCGTTCGGCTTCAAGGGCCCCGACCAGCAGAAGCCGGCCGGCGTCCTCTCCGGCGGTGAGCGCAACCGGCTGAACCTGGCGCTGACCCTCAAGGAGGGCGGCAACCTGCTGCTCCTCGACGAGCCCACCAACGACCTCGACGTGGAGACCCTGTCGTCGCTGGAGAACGCGCTGCTGGAGTTCCCCGGTGCCGCCGTGGTCATCTCCCACGACCGGTGGTTCCTGGACCGGGTCGCGACGCACATCCTCGCGTACGAGGGTGAGTCGAAGTGGTACTGGTTCGAGGGCAACTTCGAGTCGTACGAGAAGAACAAGGTCGAGCGGCTCGGAGCGGACGCCGCACGTCCGCACCGCGCCACCTACAAGAAGCTGACCCGGGGCTGA
- a CDS encoding acyl-CoA thioesterase has protein sequence MRHIYRCPLRWADMDAYGHINNVVFLRYLEEARIDFLFRPDKDFQQGSVVARHEIDYKQQLVHRHTPVDIELWVTQIRAASFTISYEVKDPDQVYVRAQTVIVPFDFEAQRPRRITAEEREFLQEYADDAAGSAGAVAA, from the coding sequence TTGCGGCACATCTACCGCTGCCCGCTGCGCTGGGCGGACATGGACGCGTACGGCCACATCAACAACGTGGTCTTCCTCCGCTATCTGGAGGAGGCGCGTATCGACTTCCTGTTCCGCCCGGACAAGGATTTCCAGCAGGGGTCCGTGGTGGCACGCCATGAGATCGACTACAAGCAGCAGTTGGTGCACCGGCACACACCGGTGGACATCGAGCTGTGGGTCACGCAGATCAGAGCGGCCTCGTTCACCATCTCCTACGAGGTCAAGGACCCGGACCAGGTGTATGTACGGGCCCAGACGGTGATAGTGCCGTTCGACTTCGAGGCGCAGCGGCCGCGTCGTATCACCGCGGAGGAGCGCGAGTTCCTCCAGGAGTACGCGGACGACGCGGCCGGTTCCGCGGGGGCCGTCGCCGCATGA
- a CDS encoding ABC transporter ATP-binding protein — MTTTDSVGPAGSANPAGPSFADLAQRAADRRDRPAYGHDALITCDRLVRIFSTDGVEVQALQGLDLLVREGELMALVGASGSGKSTLMNILAGLDTPTAGAARVAGHDLLTMGAKDRLGYRRETVGFVWQQTARNLLPYLTAAQNVALPMQLGVSRKGRRAQARRALELLELLEVAECRDRRPFQMSGGQQQRVAIAVALANDPSVLLADEPTGELDSHTAEQIFAAFRTANERLGTTIVIVTHDQAVATEVRRTVAIRDGRTSTEVLRRTEVDATTGHETVVAREYAMLDRAGRLQLPAEYTEALGMRDRVALELEPDHIGVWPDDSEHR, encoded by the coding sequence ATGACGACCACCGACTCCGTCGGTCCCGCCGGTTCCGCCAATCCGGCCGGTCCCTCCTTCGCCGACCTCGCCCAGCGCGCCGCCGACCGCCGCGACCGCCCCGCCTACGGCCATGACGCCCTGATCACCTGCGACCGGCTGGTACGGATCTTCTCCACGGACGGCGTGGAGGTACAGGCGCTCCAGGGCCTCGATCTCCTGGTCCGCGAGGGCGAGTTGATGGCACTGGTCGGCGCGTCCGGCAGCGGCAAGTCGACCCTGATGAACATCCTGGCGGGCCTGGACACCCCCACCGCGGGCGCCGCCCGGGTCGCGGGGCACGACCTGCTGACCATGGGGGCGAAGGACCGGCTCGGCTACCGGCGCGAGACCGTCGGCTTCGTCTGGCAGCAGACCGCCCGCAATCTCCTGCCCTATCTGACGGCCGCCCAGAACGTCGCCCTGCCGATGCAGCTCGGCGTCTCCCGCAAGGGCCGCCGCGCGCAGGCCCGACGCGCCCTGGAACTCCTGGAGTTGCTGGAGGTCGCGGAGTGCCGGGACCGCCGCCCGTTCCAGATGTCCGGCGGTCAGCAGCAGCGCGTCGCCATCGCCGTGGCGCTGGCCAACGACCCCTCGGTCCTGCTCGCCGACGAACCCACCGGTGAACTCGACTCGCACACCGCCGAGCAGATCTTCGCCGCCTTCCGCACCGCGAACGAGCGGCTGGGCACGACCATCGTGATCGTCACGCACGACCAGGCGGTCGCCACCGAGGTCCGCCGGACGGTCGCCATCCGGGACGGCCGTACCTCCACGGAGGTCCTGCGCCGCACCGAGGTGGACGCCACGACCGGCCACGAGACGGTGGTGGCCCGCGAGTACGCGATGCTCGACCGGGCCGGGCGGCTGCAACTGCCCGCCGAGTACACCGAGGCCCTCGGTATGCGCGACCGCGTCGCCCTGGAACTCGAACCGGACCACATCGGCGTATGGCCGGACGACAGCGAACACCGCTGA